One Pogoniulus pusillus isolate bPogPus1 chromosome 22, bPogPus1.pri, whole genome shotgun sequence DNA segment encodes these proteins:
- the CYSTM1 gene encoding cysteine-rich and transmembrane domain-containing protein 1, which translates to MWAHFGAQAPKLSGQAWRKSDFCPGGRTDSASHMNYENPPPYPGPGPTAPYPPYAQQPSGPPGPYPGYPPGPTGPYQPGQPGYQGYPQYGWQNAPPPPGPMYTDGPKNTVYVVEERRRDDTGESACLTACWTALCCCCLWDMLT; encoded by the exons ATGTGGGCACACTTTGGTGCACAGGCCCCCAAGCTGTCTGGTCAG GCATGGAGGAAAAGTGACTTCTGCCCAGGTGGAAG gACAGATTCTGCATCCCACATGAACTACGAAAATCCTCCACCCTACCCCGGCCCGGGCCCAACTGCCCCTTACCCACCCTATGCCCAGCAGCCAAGTGGTCCTCCAGGCCCCTACCCAGGGTATCCTCCTGGACCCACGGGGCCATACCAGCCAGGCCAGCCAGGTTACCAAGGTTACCCTCAGTATGGATGGCAAAATGCACCTCCGCCTCCAGGACCCATGTATACAGACGGGCCTAAAAACACAG TCTACGTGGTGGAGGAGCGGCGGAGGGACGACACGGGCGAGAGCGCCTGCCTGACGGCGTGCTGgactgcactctgctgctgctgcctctgggacATGCTGACCTGA